A DNA window from Verrucomicrobiia bacterium contains the following coding sequences:
- a CDS encoding ABC transporter ATP-binding protein, which yields MGITIEAKNLVRRFGAFTAVDGVSFAVQKGEIFGFLGPNGAGKSTTIKMLCGILAPTSGELYVGGVDVRADPEEAKHRIGYMSQKFSLYEDLTVWENIEFYSGIYRLPAESREERMRGMLALSGLEDQKNRLAGELPGGHKQRLALGCAL from the coding sequence AGAACTTGGTACGCCGATTCGGCGCTTTTACCGCCGTGGACGGGGTCTCCTTTGCCGTCCAGAAGGGGGAGATTTTCGGCTTTTTGGGGCCGAACGGGGCGGGGAAGTCCACCACCATCAAGATGCTCTGCGGGATTTTGGCCCCCACGTCCGGCGAGCTTTACGTCGGCGGCGTGGACGTGCGCGCCGACCCCGAAGAGGCCAAGCACCGAATCGGGTATATGTCCCAGAAATTTTCGCTCTACGAGGATTTGACGGTTTGGGAAAACATCGAGTTTTACTCCGGCATTTACCGGCTGCCGGCCGAGTCGAGAGAGGAACGAATGAGGGGGATGCTGGCGCTTTCCGGCCTCGAAGACCAGAAAAACCGGCTCGCGGGGGAGCTGCCGGGGGGGCACAAGCAGAGGCTCGCTTTGGGGTGCGCGCTTC